From one Streptomyces sp. Q6 genomic stretch:
- a CDS encoding RecB family exonuclease: METSTETGPDSGPESGSESDPTPGAERVVTAVAPTSLSPSRASDFMQCPLLYRFRVIDKLPEKPSEAATRGTLVHAVLERLFDVPAGERTAPQAKSLIPGQWDRLRESRPELGELFADDAEGERMTRWLGEAERLVERWFTLEDPTRLEPAERELFVEAELDSGLKLRGIIDRVDVAPTGEVRIVDYKTGKAPRPEYAEGALFQMKFYALVVWRLKGVVPRRLQLVYLGSGDVITYDPVIEDLERVERKLHALWEAIRSATESGEWRPRPTKLCGWCDHQAVCPEFGGTPPPYPLRIGAPESAGA; this comes from the coding sequence ATGGAGACCAGTACCGAGACGGGCCCGGACAGCGGCCCCGAGAGCGGGTCGGAGAGCGACCCCACGCCGGGCGCCGAGCGGGTCGTCACCGCCGTCGCGCCGACGTCGCTCTCGCCGTCGCGCGCGAGCGATTTCATGCAGTGCCCGTTGCTGTACCGGTTCCGGGTGATCGACAAGCTGCCGGAGAAGCCGAGCGAGGCGGCGACGCGGGGCACGCTGGTGCACGCGGTGCTGGAGAGACTCTTCGACGTCCCCGCCGGGGAGCGGACCGCGCCGCAGGCCAAGTCGCTGATCCCGGGGCAGTGGGACCGGCTGCGGGAGTCGCGGCCCGAGCTGGGCGAGCTGTTCGCGGACGACGCGGAGGGCGAGCGGATGACGCGCTGGCTCGGCGAGGCGGAGCGGCTGGTCGAGCGGTGGTTCACGCTGGAGGATCCGACGCGCCTGGAGCCCGCCGAGCGGGAGTTGTTCGTCGAGGCCGAGCTGGACTCGGGGCTGAAGCTGCGCGGGATCATCGACCGGGTCGACGTGGCGCCCACGGGCGAGGTCCGGATCGTCGACTACAAGACGGGCAAGGCGCCGCGGCCCGAGTACGCCGAGGGCGCGCTGTTCCAGATGAAGTTCTACGCCCTGGTGGTGTGGCGTCTGAAGGGTGTCGTGCCGCGGCGGCTTCAGCTGGTGTACCTGGGCAGCGGTGACGTGATCACGTACGACCCGGTGATCGAGGATCTGGAGCGGGTCGAGCGGAAGCTGCACGCGCTGTGGGAGGCGATCAGGAGCGCGACCGAGTCCGGTGAGTGGCGGCCGCGGCCGACGAAGCTGTGCGGTTGGTGCGACCACCAGGCCGTCTGCCCGGAATTCGGCGGTACTCCCCCGCCCTATCCGCTCCGGATCGGGGCGCCCGAGTCCGCCGGGGCCTAG
- a CDS encoding site-2 protease family protein: MGRPFGVPVYVAPSWFLVAALITWVFGGQLDRVLPELGAARYLVSLFFAVAFYASVLVHELAHTVAALRFKLPVRRIQLQFFGGVSEIEKESETPGREFVLAFVGPLLSLVLAGVFYLGMMAVEPGTVPGVLLAGLMVSNVIVAAFNLLPGLPLDGGRMLRAVVWKITGKPMSGTIAAAWVGRALAIAVLIGLPLLTQSGALGSSAEETGGMDTVMDALLAAILAAIIWTGAGNSLRMARLREHLPELRARTLTRRAVPIEPATPLSEALRRANEAGARALVVVDADGEPRSLVREAAIVGVPEHRRPWVPVSGLAQDLTDGMRVSAELAGEDLLDTLRATPATEYLVVEENGAIYGVLSAADVERAFVKAMARPS; encoded by the coding sequence ATGGGGCGTCCCTTCGGCGTCCCCGTGTACGTCGCGCCCAGCTGGTTCCTGGTCGCCGCACTGATCACCTGGGTGTTCGGCGGGCAGCTCGACCGCGTACTGCCCGAGCTCGGCGCGGCCCGCTACCTGGTCTCGCTCTTCTTCGCCGTCGCGTTCTACGCCTCGGTACTCGTCCACGAACTCGCGCACACCGTCGCCGCCCTGCGCTTCAAACTCCCGGTCCGCCGGATCCAGCTCCAGTTCTTCGGCGGCGTCTCCGAGATCGAGAAGGAGTCCGAGACCCCGGGCCGCGAATTCGTCCTCGCGTTCGTCGGCCCGCTGCTCTCGCTCGTCCTCGCGGGCGTCTTCTACCTCGGCATGATGGCCGTCGAGCCGGGCACCGTCCCGGGGGTCCTGCTCGCCGGACTCATGGTCTCGAACGTCATCGTCGCCGCGTTCAACCTCCTGCCCGGCCTGCCCCTCGACGGCGGCCGGATGCTCCGGGCCGTCGTCTGGAAGATCACCGGCAAGCCCATGAGCGGCACCATCGCCGCCGCCTGGGTCGGCCGCGCCCTCGCCATCGCCGTCCTCATCGGCCTCCCGCTGCTCACCCAGTCCGGCGCCCTCGGCTCGAGCGCGGAGGAGACCGGCGGCATGGACACCGTCATGGACGCGCTGCTGGCCGCGATCCTCGCCGCGATCATCTGGACCGGCGCCGGGAACAGCCTGCGGATGGCACGGCTGCGCGAACACCTCCCGGAGCTGCGCGCCCGCACCCTCACCCGCCGCGCCGTCCCCATCGAGCCGGCCACCCCGCTCTCCGAAGCGCTGCGCCGGGCCAACGAGGCGGGCGCCCGCGCGCTCGTCGTCGTCGACGCCGACGGCGAACCCCGCTCCCTGGTCCGCGAGGCCGCCATCGTCGGCGTCCCCGAGCACCGCCGCCCCTGGGTCCCGGTCAGCGGCCTCGCCCAGGACCTCACGGACGGCATGCGCGTCTCCGCCGAGCTCGCGGGCGAGGACCTCCTCGACACGCTCCGCGCGACCCCGGCCACCGAGTACCTGGTGGTCGAGGAGAACGGCGCGATCTACGGCGTCCTCTCCGCCGCCGACGTGGAGCGCGCCTTCGTCAAGGCGATGGCCAGGCCCTCGTAG
- a CDS encoding response regulator transcription factor, which produces MAIRVLLVDDQPLLRTGFRMILEAEQDIAVVGEAGDGLQALDQVRALQPDVVLMDIRMPRMDGVEATRQITGPERDGPAKVLVLTTFDLDEYVVEALRAGASGFLLKDAPANELVQAIRVVAAGEAMLAPSITRRLLDKYADHLPSGEEPVPDTLHTLTEREVEVLKLVARGLSNAEIAADLFVSETTVKTHVGHVLTKLGLRDRVQAAVYAYESGLVRPGAQ; this is translated from the coding sequence GTGGCCATCCGCGTCCTACTGGTCGATGACCAGCCGCTGCTGCGTACGGGCTTCCGCATGATTCTGGAGGCCGAGCAGGACATCGCGGTCGTCGGCGAGGCCGGAGACGGCCTTCAGGCGCTCGACCAGGTCCGCGCCCTCCAGCCCGATGTGGTCCTCATGGACATCCGGATGCCCCGGATGGACGGCGTCGAGGCGACCCGGCAGATCACGGGTCCCGAGCGCGACGGTCCGGCGAAGGTGCTGGTCCTGACCACCTTCGATCTCGACGAGTACGTCGTGGAGGCGCTGCGGGCGGGGGCCAGCGGTTTCCTCCTCAAGGACGCCCCGGCCAATGAGCTGGTGCAGGCGATCCGTGTCGTGGCCGCCGGCGAGGCGATGCTCGCGCCGAGCATCACCCGCCGTCTCCTCGACAAGTACGCGGACCATCTGCCGTCGGGCGAGGAGCCCGTGCCGGACACGCTGCACACGCTCACCGAGCGGGAGGTCGAGGTCCTCAAGCTCGTCGCGCGCGGCCTGTCGAACGCGGAGATCGCGGCCGACCTCTTCGTGAGCGAGACGACCGTGAAGACCCATGTCGGCCATGTGCTGACGAAGTTGGGGCTGCGCGACCGGGTGCAGGCGGCCGTGTACGCGTACGAGAGCGGTCTGGTGCGCCCCGGCGCGCAGTGA
- a CDS encoding ABC transporter substrate-binding protein, whose product MNRKTLVLSAALGLLAPALAACGGTDSGSDADAIVVGTTDQFEVTSDTPAPFDPAYAYDAGSWNVLRQTFQTLVAVPKGGGEPVPEAAQSCRFTDTGSERYACTLRSGLEFSDGRPMTAADVKYSIDRVRDIDSDSGIAGLLSTIDTVEVVNKNQVVFHLNTPDATFPYKLATPAAAIVNPDHYEKKKLRGGFSIDGSGVYTANAEVKNNKVVKISFSKNPHYKGEWKVKSDKAELRPMASADAMATALDKGDIDVMGRQLTPDQIAKFSASAPEGINFIETSGLETNFLGFSLGKGEVRNKAVRQAIAQVVDREQIAAEAYKSTAESLYSLVPAGIVGHSNAFFNKYSDPDKEKAAAILREAGITTPVKLSLHYTQDHYGPVMKKEFELLAEQLDGSGLFKTELHETKTWTKFRAAELAGDYQVYGMGWVADFPDADNFLAPFLDKDNFLASTYANDTVRRNLIPASRREADRASASKTLGQIQNVVAEDVPVLPLTQSKQYIATRDDITGAEWALSVTSELQLWELGRGVSG is encoded by the coding sequence ATGAACCGTAAGACACTGGTGCTGTCGGCCGCCCTTGGCCTGCTCGCCCCCGCGCTGGCCGCGTGTGGAGGCACGGACAGCGGCAGTGACGCTGACGCCATCGTGGTCGGCACGACGGACCAGTTCGAGGTCACCTCCGACACCCCGGCCCCGTTCGACCCGGCCTACGCCTACGACGCGGGCAGCTGGAACGTGCTGCGGCAGACCTTCCAGACGCTGGTGGCCGTGCCCAAGGGCGGCGGCGAGCCGGTTCCCGAGGCGGCGCAGAGCTGCCGCTTCACCGACACCGGCAGCGAGCGCTACGCGTGCACGCTGCGCTCGGGCCTGGAGTTCTCCGACGGCCGGCCGATGACCGCCGCCGACGTGAAGTACTCGATCGACCGGGTCCGGGACATCGACAGCGACAGCGGCATCGCCGGCCTGCTCTCCACGATCGACACCGTCGAGGTCGTGAACAAGAACCAGGTGGTCTTCCACCTCAACACCCCCGACGCGACCTTCCCGTACAAGCTGGCCACGCCCGCCGCGGCCATCGTCAACCCCGACCACTACGAGAAGAAGAAGCTGCGGGGCGGCTTCTCGATCGACGGCTCGGGCGTGTACACCGCCAACGCCGAGGTCAAGAACAACAAGGTCGTCAAGATCTCCTTCTCCAAGAACCCGCACTACAAGGGTGAGTGGAAGGTCAAGAGCGACAAGGCCGAGCTGCGCCCGATGGCCAGTGCCGACGCCATGGCGACGGCACTGGACAAGGGCGACATCGACGTGATGGGCCGCCAGCTGACGCCCGACCAGATCGCGAAGTTCTCCGCCAGCGCCCCCGAAGGCATCAACTTCATCGAGACGTCCGGCCTGGAGACGAACTTCCTCGGGTTCTCGCTCGGCAAGGGCGAGGTGCGCAACAAGGCCGTCCGGCAGGCCATCGCGCAGGTCGTCGACCGCGAGCAGATAGCCGCCGAGGCCTACAAGTCCACGGCCGAGTCGCTGTACTCGCTCGTCCCCGCCGGCATCGTGGGCCACTCCAACGCCTTCTTCAACAAGTACAGCGACCCGGACAAGGAGAAGGCGGCGGCGATCCTGCGCGAGGCGGGCATCACCACCCCCGTGAAGCTCTCGCTCCACTACACCCAGGACCACTACGGCCCGGTCATGAAGAAGGAGTTCGAGCTGCTCGCCGAGCAGCTCGACGGCAGCGGCCTGTTCAAGACGGAACTCCACGAGACCAAGACCTGGACCAAGTTCCGCGCGGCGGAGCTCGCCGGCGACTACCAGGTCTACGGCATGGGCTGGGTCGCCGACTTCCCCGACGCCGACAACTTCCTGGCACCGTTCCTCGACAAGGACAACTTCCTCGCGTCGACGTACGCCAACGACACCGTCCGGCGCAACCTCATCCCCGCCTCCCGGCGTGAGGCCGACCGGGCGAGCGCGTCCAAGACCCTCGGCCAGATCCAGAACGTGGTCGCCGAGGACGTCCCCGTCCTGCCCCTCACCCAGAGCAAGCAGTACATCGCGACGCGGGACGACATCACCGGTGCGGAGTGGGCGCTGTCCGTCACCTCCGAACTCCAGCTGTGGGAGCTGGGCCGCGGCGTCAGCGGCTGA
- a CDS encoding ABC transporter substrate-binding protein, with protein sequence MRMRNQWLVPPLAAGLAAALLTGCGSDDGDTAGTGESVVVGMSDDIQATDPASGYDPGSWLLFNNVFQSLLSFPNGGTEPQPEAAKECHFTDNTKTYTCTLRSDLKFSNGHALTSKDVKFSFDRMMKINDDAGPAIMFPMLNKVETPNARTVVFRLKYADATFPSKIASGAGSIVDHTEYPAGELRTDGKAVGSGPYKLDSYGKKEAVFSVNSSYEGTAKVKNSGVTMKFFHGDQAALKKSLLAGDVDLAYRGLAAQDISDIETSSTKDMNVIEGTSAEVQHLVFNMKDPVVGRIGVRKAMAYLIDRDALIDEVYDNTATSLYSIIPAGITGHNTAFFDTYGARPSRSKAAAALRADGITGKVRLTLWSTPSRYGPATDAELKAIAKQLNASGLFDAQVKSVEFAQYERDIKSGKYGVYVKGWVPDYPDPDNFTQPFFGDGNVLGNNYTNSTITGTIIPETGAQSDRASTTKDYEQLQQIVADQLPILPVWQAKQYAIARDNVYGLENCLDASTVFRFWEISKG encoded by the coding sequence GTGAGAATGCGCAACCAGTGGCTCGTTCCGCCCCTCGCGGCCGGACTGGCCGCCGCTCTTCTGACCGGCTGCGGGTCGGACGACGGGGACACCGCCGGAACCGGAGAGTCCGTCGTCGTCGGCATGTCCGACGACATCCAGGCCACCGACCCGGCGTCCGGTTACGACCCGGGTTCGTGGTTGCTGTTCAACAACGTCTTCCAGTCGCTGCTCAGCTTCCCCAACGGCGGCACCGAGCCGCAGCCCGAGGCGGCCAAGGAGTGCCACTTCACGGACAACACGAAGACGTACACCTGCACGCTCCGCTCGGACCTGAAGTTCAGCAACGGTCACGCGCTCACCTCGAAGGACGTCAAGTTCTCCTTCGACCGCATGATGAAGATCAACGACGACGCCGGCCCCGCCATCATGTTCCCGATGCTGAACAAGGTGGAGACGCCGAACGCCCGAACGGTCGTCTTCCGGCTGAAGTACGCCGACGCGACCTTCCCGAGCAAGATCGCCTCGGGCGCCGGTTCGATCGTCGACCACACCGAGTACCCCGCGGGCGAGCTGCGCACGGACGGCAAGGCCGTCGGCTCGGGCCCGTACAAGCTCGACTCGTACGGCAAGAAGGAGGCGGTCTTCTCGGTCAACTCCTCGTACGAGGGCACCGCGAAGGTCAAGAACTCCGGCGTCACCATGAAGTTCTTCCACGGTGACCAGGCGGCCCTGAAGAAGTCCCTGCTCGCCGGCGACGTCGACCTCGCCTACCGAGGGCTCGCCGCGCAGGACATCTCCGACATCGAGACGTCCTCCACCAAGGACATGAACGTCATCGAGGGCACCAGCGCCGAGGTGCAGCACCTCGTCTTCAACATGAAGGACCCGGTCGTCGGCCGGATCGGCGTCCGCAAGGCGATGGCCTACCTCATCGACCGCGACGCCCTCATCGACGAGGTCTACGACAACACGGCCACGTCGCTGTACTCGATCATCCCGGCGGGCATCACCGGCCACAACACCGCGTTCTTCGACACGTACGGGGCCCGCCCCTCGCGGAGCAAGGCCGCCGCCGCACTGCGCGCCGACGGCATCACCGGCAAGGTCAGGCTGACCCTGTGGTCCACGCCCTCGCGCTACGGACCCGCCACGGACGCCGAGCTGAAGGCGATCGCCAAGCAGCTCAACGCGAGCGGCCTGTTCGACGCCCAGGTGAAGTCCGTCGAGTTCGCCCAGTACGAGCGGGACATCAAGTCCGGCAAGTACGGCGTGTACGTCAAGGGCTGGGTGCCCGACTACCCGGACCCGGACAACTTCACCCAGCCGTTCTTCGGCGACGGCAACGTCCTCGGGAACAACTACACCAACAGCACCATCACCGGCACGATCATCCCGGAGACCGGCGCCCAGAGCGACCGCGCCTCCACCACCAAGGACTACGAGCAGCTCCAGCAGATCGTCGCCGACCAACTGCCGATCCTGCCGGTGTGGCAGGCCAAGCAGTACGCGATCGCCCGCGACAACGTCTACGGCCTGGAGAACTGCCTCGACGCCTCGACCGTGTTCCGCTTCTGGGAGATCAGCAAGGGCTGA
- a CDS encoding tRNA (adenine-N1)-methyltransferase — MSEPTGAARRRGPFKVGDQVQLTDPKGRHYTFTLEEGKNFHTHKGSFPHDELIGAPEGSVVRTTGNVAYLALRPLLPDYVLSMPRGAAVVYPKDAGQILAFADIFPGARVVEAGVGSGSLSSFLLRAIGDEGMLHSYERREDFAEIAKGNVERYFGGPHPAWQLTVGDLQDNLSDGDVDRVILDMLAPWECLDVVKKALVPGGILCCYVATTTQLARTVESIREIGCFNEPTSWESMIRNWHVEGLAVRPDHRMIGHTGFLLTARRLADGVEPPMRRRRPAKGAYGEDYDGPNADGGNRGR; from the coding sequence ATGTCCGAACCGACCGGTGCCGCCCGCCGACGCGGGCCCTTCAAGGTCGGGGACCAGGTTCAGCTGACCGACCCCAAGGGCCGCCACTACACGTTCACGCTCGAAGAGGGAAAGAACTTCCACACCCACAAGGGTTCCTTCCCGCACGACGAGCTGATCGGCGCTCCCGAGGGCAGCGTTGTCCGCACCACCGGAAACGTCGCCTACCTCGCGCTGCGCCCCCTGCTCCCCGACTACGTCCTGTCCATGCCCCGCGGCGCCGCCGTGGTCTACCCCAAGGACGCGGGGCAGATCCTGGCCTTCGCCGACATCTTCCCCGGCGCGCGCGTCGTCGAAGCGGGCGTGGGCTCCGGCTCCCTCAGCAGCTTCCTGCTGCGCGCCATCGGCGACGAGGGCATGCTGCACTCCTACGAGCGCCGCGAGGACTTCGCGGAGATCGCCAAGGGGAACGTGGAGCGCTACTTCGGCGGCCCGCACCCCGCCTGGCAGCTCACCGTCGGCGACCTCCAGGACAACCTCTCCGACGGCGACGTCGACCGGGTCATCCTCGACATGCTGGCCCCGTGGGAGTGCCTGGACGTCGTCAAGAAGGCGCTCGTCCCCGGCGGCATCCTGTGCTGCTACGTGGCCACCACCACGCAGCTCGCCCGCACCGTCGAGTCCATCCGCGAGATCGGCTGCTTCAACGAGCCGACCTCGTGGGAGTCGATGATCCGCAACTGGCACGTGGAGGGCCTCGCCGTCCGCCCCGACCACCGGATGATCGGCCACACCGGCTTCCTGCTCACCGCCCGCCGCCTCGCGGACGGCGTCGAGCCGCCCATGCGCCGCCGCCGCCCCGCCAAGGGCGCCTACGGCGAGGACTACGACGGCCCGAACGCGGACGGCGGCAACCGCGGCCGCTGA
- a CDS encoding HAD family phosphatase → MTSTVPALGTRSAEGSTLQAVLLDMDGTLVDTEGFWWDAEVAVFAALGHTLDDSWRQVVVGGPMSRSAGFLIEATGADITLPEVTVLLNDGFERRISQSLPLMPGAARLLAELAAHRVPTALVSASHRRIIDRVLHSLGHRNFHLTIAGDEVARTKPHPDPYLIAAEGLGAAPERCAVIEDTATGVAAAEAAGCHVVAVPSVTPIEPAHRRTVVPSLEHVNLPFLHGLMTP, encoded by the coding sequence ATGACCAGTACGGTCCCCGCACTCGGTACCCGATCGGCCGAAGGCTCCACCTTGCAGGCCGTGCTCCTCGACATGGACGGGACCCTCGTCGACACCGAAGGTTTCTGGTGGGACGCCGAGGTGGCCGTCTTCGCCGCGCTCGGCCACACCCTCGACGACTCCTGGCGCCAGGTCGTCGTCGGCGGCCCGATGAGCCGCAGCGCCGGATTCCTCATCGAGGCCACCGGCGCCGACATCACCCTGCCCGAGGTGACCGTGCTGCTCAACGACGGCTTCGAGCGACGCATCAGCCAGTCCCTGCCGTTGATGCCGGGCGCCGCCCGGCTCCTCGCGGAACTCGCGGCCCACCGGGTGCCCACCGCGCTGGTCTCCGCCTCCCACCGGCGCATCATCGACCGGGTCCTGCACTCGCTCGGGCACCGCAACTTCCACCTGACCATCGCCGGTGACGAGGTCGCCCGGACCAAGCCGCACCCCGACCCGTACCTGATCGCGGCCGAGGGGCTCGGCGCCGCACCGGAGCGCTGCGCCGTCATCGAGGACACCGCGACCGGCGTCGCGGCGGCCGAGGCGGCGGGGTGCCATGTCGTCGCCGTCCCGTCCGTCACCCCGATCGAGCCGGCCCACCGCCGGACCGTGGTGCCGTCCCTGGAGCACGTCAACCTGCCTTTCCTGCACGGCCTGATGACGCCCTGA